The following coding sequences lie in one Musa acuminata AAA Group cultivar baxijiao chromosome BXJ3-1, Cavendish_Baxijiao_AAA, whole genome shotgun sequence genomic window:
- the LOC135629214 gene encoding uncharacterized protein LOC135629214, with protein sequence MVDTGSSADMLYLDAFRKLDLTDEDLKPMASTLTGFTGDSISPLGTTALPVTIGEELRAKMIMTTFMVVDLPSAYNVILGRPTLNKLKAVVSTYHWTIKFPTPMGIGESRSDPGESRRCYLIAVALPRKSCPRQVTDARGGAVGSESLEPPEPITEVPLKRSRPD encoded by the coding sequence ATGGTGGACACTGGGAGCTCCGCCGACATGCTCTACCTCGATGCCTTCAGGAAACTCGACTTGACCGACGAGGACCTTAAACCCATGGCATCAACGCTCACCGGGTTCACGGGTGACTCTATTTCCCCGCTCGGCACCACCGCTCTCCCTGTTACCATCGGGGAAGAGCTGAGGGCTAAGATgataatgaccaccttcatggtagtcgatctgCCCTCGGCCTATAACGTCATCCTTGGCCGGCCGACACTCAACAAGCTGAAGGCAGTGGTGTCCACCTATCATTGGACTATTAAATTCCCAACCCCAATGGGGATTGGGGAGTCCCGAAGTGATCCGGGAGAATCAAGGCGGTGCTATCTTATAGCGGTGGCTCTCCCAAGAAAGTCGTGCCCCCGCCAAGTTACGGACGCCCGAGGAGGGGCAGTAGGGTCGGAGAGTCTGGAGCCACCCGAGCCAATCACTGAGGTACCCTTAAAAAGGAGCCGACCCGATTAG